Proteins encoded together in one Urocitellus parryii isolate mUroPar1 chromosome 3, mUroPar1.hap1, whole genome shotgun sequence window:
- the Prss37 gene encoding putative inactive serine protease 37: MELIFYLSVLAGTFFSAHSSVQKEDPAPYLVYLKSHFNPCVGVLIKTSWVLAPAHCYLPNLKLMLGNFKSRIRDGTEQTINPIQIIRYWNHSDSSPQDDLMLIKLAKPAILNQKVQLLPLATSNVRPGTVCLLSGLDWSRENNGRHPDLRQNLEAPVMSDKDCKKTEQGKSHRNSLCVRFVKVFSRIFGEVAVATVICKNKLQGIEVGHFMGGDVGIYTNVYKYVSWIEKTTKDRHK, from the exons ATGGAACTTATTTTCTACTTGAGTGTCCTTGCTG ggACATTTTTCTCTGCTCACTCATCTGTGCAAAAAGAAGATCCTGCTCCCTATTTGGTATACCTCAAGTCTCACTTCAATCCCTGTGTGGGTGTCCTCATCAAAACCAGCTGGGTATTGGCCCCAGCTCATTGCTACTTACC AAATCTGAAACTGATGCTGGGAAATTTCAAGAGCAGAATCAGAGACGGGACAGAGCAGACAATTAATCCTATCCAAATTATCCGATACTGGAACCATAGTGACAGCTCTCCACAGGATGACCTCATGCTCATTAAGCTGGCTAAGCCTGCCATCTTAAACCAAAAAGTCCAGCTCCTTCCCCTTGCCACCAGCAATGTCCGGCCAGGAACTGTCTGCTTGCTCTCAGGTTTGGACTGGAGCCGGGAAAACAATG GCAGACACCCAGACTTAAGGCAGAACTTGGAGGCTCCTGTGATGTCTGATAAAGACTGCAAGAAAACTGAACAAGGAAAGAGCCACCGGAACTCCTTATGTGTTAGATTTGTGAAAGTATTCAGCCGAATTTTTGGg GAGGTAGCCGTGGCTACTGTCATCTGCAAAAACAAGCTCCAGGGAATCGAGGTTGGACACTTCATGGGAGGAGATGTTGGAATCTATACTAATGTTTACAAATATGTGTCCTGGATTGAGAAAACCACTAAGGACAGGCACAAATGA
- the LOC113194340 gene encoding olfactory receptor 9A1-like, whose protein sequence is MLGNYSSATEFYLLGFPGSKELHYILFATFFFLYSVTIMGNTVIIITICVNKHLQSPMYFFLGHLSVLEILITSTAVPFMLQGLLLLKTQIISLTACYVQLYLYLSLGSSELALIGVMAVDRYVAVCNPLRYNIIMNSRTCFWMVIVSWVFGFLFQIWPVYATFQLTFCESNLLDHFYCDRGQLLKLSCDDTLFMEFILFLMAVFIIIGSMIPTIISYTYIISTILKIPSASGQRKAFSTCASHFTYVVIGYGSCLFLYVKPKQTQAAEYNRVASLLVSVVTPFLNPFIFTLRNDKFIQAFQHGIKRCCRLLKD, encoded by the coding sequence ATGTTGGGGAATTACTCGAGTGCTACTGAGTTTTATCTCTTAGGATTCCCTGGCTCCAAAGAACTACACTATATTCTTTTTGCtaccttcttcttcctctactcagTGACAATAATGGGAAACAcagtcatcatcatcaccatctgtGTCAACAAACATCTTCAATcccccatgtatttcttccttgGCCACCTCTCTGTCCTGGAGATCCTGATCACATCCACTGCTGTCCCTTTTATGCTCCAAGGACTGCTACTCCTAAAGACTCAGATAATATCTTTGACTGCATGTTATGTACAATTATATTTGTACCTTTCTTTGGGAAGCTCAGAGTTGGCATTAATAGGAGTGATGGCTGTGGACCGTTATGTGGCTGTCTGTAACCCTTTGAGGTACAATATCATCATGAATAGCCGCACCTGTTTCTGGATGGTAATTGTGTCATGGGTATTTGGATTCCTTTTTCAAATTTGGCCAGTTTATGCCACATTCCAGCTTACTTTCTGTGAATCAAATCTGCTAGACCATTTTTACTGTGACCGAGGACAATTGCTCAAACTATCCTGTGATGATACTCTTTTCAtggaatttattctttttctgatgGCTGTTTTCATCATCATTGGTTCTATGATCCCTACTATTATCTCCTACACCTACATCATCTCCACCATCCTCAAGATCCCCTCAGCCTCGGGCCAGAggaaagccttctccacctgtgcttCCCACTTTACCTATGTTGTGATTGGCTATGGCAGCTGCTTGTTCCTCTATGTGAAACCCAAGCAAACGCAGGCGGCTGAGTACAACAGGGTAGCATCACTGCTGGTGTCTGTGGTGACCCCTTTCCTGAACCCTTTCATCTTTACCCTCCGCAATGACAAATTCATACAGGCCTTTCAGCATGGCATCAAACGCTGTTGTCGACTTCTAAAGGATTAG